Part of the Desertifilum tharense IPPAS B-1220 genome, ATTCATGGGATCGAAAAAGTCTGATAGGGCTTTGACATCTCGCTCCCGCAGGGGCATTAAAGGGGCTGCGGACCCCCCACTCAACATTCGAGCAGATGTATTGATATGGGATGAGCTATAGCGCTGAATCGCTTGGAGTTCAACAGGTCGCGTGTGCGGCTCCTCTAGGAATTTTCCGGGCAAAAGCGCGCTGTCATCTTGCTCCAAGTTGGAGGAATGGCTAGTTTTCTGGAGGGATGAGTCGATAGAAAGTAAGTCTATCCAATGCGATTCATCTGAGTAGACTGAGGAAGAAAGGGACATGGGCTATACCTGAGAGCCGGTTCGTGTCAGGTCAAAAACGGCACCAAGTTGATCTCATGCCACAGGGGGAGGATTTTTTATGACAACTTGATGTCTAAAAGTGATGCACCCATGTTTATCTGTTCTAGCTCTCGAAGCTGCACCTTGAAAACTGTCGCAAAGGCAGTGGCTATCTCCAGACGTACTTGGTCTATCTTAATGCCTGGGATAAATTGCTCTAAACTGCCTACGGGTTTATCCGGAATGCCACAGGGGACTATTTTGGCAAAACCTTTTAAGTCTGGAGATACATTTAAGGCGAACCCATGCATGGTAATCCAACGACTGACTTTGATGCCAATGGCGGCGACTTTATGTCCTTCTACCCATACTCCTGTTAGGCCTTCGATGCGATCGCCTTTGAGGTTAAAGGCCGCTAGCGCTTGGATAAGGGTTTCTTCAAGCTGGCGCAGGTACCAGTGTAAGTCTTGTTGATAATAGTGCAGATTCAGGATGGGATACCCCACAAGCTGACCGGGACAATGGTAGGTGACTTCGCCCCCGCGCTCAATCCGGTGAACTTCGTACGGTTCTGAGGTGGGATTAAACTTAAGAAAATCTAAAGTTGACCCGCGTCCGAGGGTATAAACGGGGGGATGTTCTAAAAGCAGCAAAAGGTCTGTCAGTTGGGGGTTATCGCGCCGTTCGCTCACCCATTGCTTTTGCCATTCCCAGGCTTGCAAGTAGGGAACGATCCCTTGATTGATAAGGCAACAGAGACGCTGAGGACGTGCGGGGGAGTTTAGGAGGGGATCAGTAGAAATCATTGGAAAAATCAAGTGGTTTTTGTCGAAAATTGCCCCAAAAAGCATCAAGAATTATCAAGGGATGCAACAGTTTCTAACGAGCTTTGTTCTGTATAATACAAAGTGCTAGGGTGAAAATATAACCCAAATATTTGACGGGAGGAAGCTTTATGAAGCTTGTTATCCAGGGTAAAAACATTGAAATAACCGACGCGATTCGAGACTATGTACAACAAAAAATTGAAAAGGCAGTTAGTCATTTTCAAAACTTAACGAATGAAGTAGACGTACATCTTTCAGTTGCGCGGAATCCCCGGATAAATCCCAAACAAACTGCTGAAGTTACAATTTACGCGAATGGCACCGTGATTCGCTCGGAAGAAAGCAGTGAGGATTTATACGCCAGTATTGATTTAGTTGCTGATAAAATTGCTCGGCAACTCCGCAAATACAAGGAAAAACGCCACGCAAAACACAAAGCAACGGTTAAACCGGCTGAGATAATTCCTGACGATTCAATTGTCACAGA contains:
- the lipB gene encoding lipoyl(octanoyl) transferase LipB, encoding MISTDPLLNSPARPQRLCCLINQGIVPYLQAWEWQKQWVSERRDNPQLTDLLLLLEHPPVYTLGRGSTLDFLKFNPTSEPYEVHRIERGGEVTYHCPGQLVGYPILNLHYYQQDLHWYLRQLEETLIQALAAFNLKGDRIEGLTGVWVEGHKVAAIGIKVSRWITMHGFALNVSPDLKGFAKIVPCGIPDKPVGSLEQFIPGIKIDQVRLEIATAFATVFKVQLRELEQINMGASLLDIKLS
- the hpf gene encoding ribosome hibernation-promoting factor, HPF/YfiA family — encoded protein: MKLVIQGKNIEITDAIRDYVQQKIEKAVSHFQNLTNEVDVHLSVARNPRINPKQTAEVTIYANGTVIRSEESSEDLYASIDLVADKIARQLRKYKEKRHAKHKATVKPAEIIPDDSIVTDLISDRAPELPNEVVRTKYFAMPPMTIEEALEQLQLVDHDFYMFRNAETGEINVIYERNHGGYGVIQPRNGNGSLNGKSHKTEQSSSTVV